One Plectropomus leopardus isolate mb chromosome 1, YSFRI_Pleo_2.0, whole genome shotgun sequence DNA segment encodes these proteins:
- the LOC121947165 gene encoding E3 ubiquitin-protein ligase RNF128-like, translating to MGKKTQHSLLLFLCLSGLVHHSASLVFWTAMVEISYIDSHNKTVEKYCECGLFGRNSPLEKTSGIVTLPKGDPKGCGSEPVYTRNSSSPPWIALVKRGNCTFSEKINAAKRQGAAGVVVYNVDGSGNSTTHMAHSDAAGIVAIMIGNAQGMEVVRLVRNGTDVQMLIDVGSPHGPWIDTYWLYFLSIAFFIVTAASIAYFVFISANRIYNLSMHRRAEKRLKSEAKKAIKRLQVRTLKTGDKEATSDSYMCAVCIENYKAGEVVTVLTCEHIFHKACIEPWLLDRRTCPMCKCDILKALGVEEEVKESFPAESPPDVTVITVAGGETMYEVPLTDPVSPDPERQQHRYDNRAFEADSEAGRR from the coding sequence ATGGGTAAGAAGACACAAcactctctgctgcttttcctgtgtttgtcgGGGCTTGTTCACCACTCTGCTTCCCTGGTGTTTTGGACCGCCATGGTGGAAATAAGCTACATTGACAGCCACAATAAGACTGTAGAGAAATACTGTGAGTGTGGCTTGTTTGGCCGTAACTCTCCCCTGGAGAAAACCTCGGGCATTGTTACACTTCCCAAGGGAGACCCCAAAGGCTGTGGCTCAGAACCTGTGTACACCCGCAACTCCAGCTCCCCACCATGGATAGCGCTGGTTAAAAGGGGCAACTGCACCTTCAGTGAGAAGATCAATGCCGCCAAACGTCAAGGAGCGGCTGGCGTGGTGGTGTACAATGTGGACGGTAGTGGAAACAGCACCACTCACATGGCACACTCGGACGCAGCTGGCATTGTGGCGATCATGATTGGCAACGCTCAGGGCATGGAGGTTGTCAGGCTGGTGAGGAACGGGACAGATGTGCAGATGCTCATTGATGTGGGCAGCCCGCACGGACCCTGGATAGACACATACTGGCTTTACTTCCTGTCCATCGCCTTCTTCATAGTGACAGCAGCCTCCATCGCCTACTTTGTGTTTATCTCCGCAAACCGTATCTACAATCTGAGCATGCATAGGCGCGCTGAGAAGAGGCTGAAATCTGAGGCTAAAAAGGCCATCAAGCGTCTACAAGTGCGCACACTCAAGACAGGGGACAAGGAAGCCACCTCTGATTCCTACATGTGTGCTGTGTGTATTGAAAACTACAAGGCAGGGGAGGTGGTGACGGTGCTAACATGCGAGCACATCTTCCACAAAGCCTGCATCGAGCCGTGGCTGCTGGACAGGAGGACCTGCCCCATGTGTAAGTGCGACATTTTGAAGGCCCTGGGGGTCGAGGAGGAAGTAAAAGAGAGCTTTCCCGCTGAGTCGCCACCAGATGTCACTGTGATCACAGTGGCAGGAGGAGAAACCATGTATGAGGTGCCACTGACTGACCCAGTGAGCCCTGACCCTGAGAGACAACAACATCGCTATGACAACAGGGCCTTTGAGGCAGACTCGGAGGCTGGGAGAAGATGA